From Frateuria aurantia DSM 6220, one genomic window encodes:
- a CDS encoding AMP-binding protein, with the protein MSIEQPWLARYPEGVPAEIDLNSYASIPEMLEETFRQFADRPAYANMGKVLNYRQLEQLSGQFAGYLTGQLNLVKGDRIALMMPNVLQYPIALLGALRAGLVVVNTNPLYTGRELQHQLKDAGAKAIVVVENFAATLASVIGQTDVRHVVVTGIGDLLGFPKAQLVNFVLRKVKKMVPAFSLPGAVKFTDALRLGASQPVPRPSLSHEDLAFLQYTGGTTGVAKGAMLSHGNMVANLLQTGAWVGPVATPGQEIIITALPLYHIFSLTANCFTFMRLGGLNYLITNPRDMPGFIKELKKVPFTAMTGVNTLFNGLLNTPGFDELDFSHLKLTLGGGMAVQRSVAERWKKATGCTLLEAYGLTETAPAACINAYDIKAYNGSIGLPISSTQAAIWSEQNEPLPLGEVGELMIKGPQVMQGYWQRPDETAKTLSPDGWLHTGDVARIDADGLVYIVDRKKDMILVSGFNVYPNEVEDAVMAHPGVAEVAAVGVPDEHSGEAVKLFVVKRDPKLTVEALKAFCRDNLTGYKRPKTIEFRDSLPKSNVGKILRRELRDTSSTSSRTPH; encoded by the coding sequence ATGAGTATCGAGCAACCGTGGTTGGCACGCTATCCCGAAGGCGTACCAGCCGAGATCGATCTCAACAGCTACGCCTCGATCCCCGAGATGCTGGAGGAGACCTTCAGGCAGTTCGCCGATCGGCCGGCGTATGCCAATATGGGCAAGGTATTGAACTACCGCCAGCTGGAACAGCTGAGCGGCCAGTTCGCCGGCTATCTGACCGGACAGCTCAATCTGGTCAAAGGCGATCGCATCGCCCTGATGATGCCCAATGTCCTGCAATATCCGATTGCCCTGCTGGGCGCGCTGCGCGCAGGCCTGGTGGTGGTCAACACCAATCCGCTGTACACCGGCCGCGAACTGCAGCACCAGCTCAAGGATGCCGGCGCCAAGGCCATCGTGGTCGTGGAGAACTTTGCCGCCACCCTCGCCTCGGTGATCGGCCAGACCGATGTACGTCATGTCGTCGTCACCGGCATTGGTGATCTGCTGGGCTTCCCCAAGGCACAGCTGGTCAATTTCGTGCTGCGCAAGGTCAAGAAAATGGTGCCTGCCTTCAGCTTGCCAGGCGCTGTCAAATTCACTGATGCCTTGCGTCTGGGCGCCTCCCAGCCCGTGCCCAGGCCCAGCTTGAGCCACGAGGACCTGGCCTTTCTGCAATATACCGGCGGTACCACCGGAGTGGCCAAGGGCGCCATGCTGAGCCACGGCAATATGGTGGCCAACCTGCTGCAGACCGGTGCCTGGGTCGGCCCTGTCGCCACCCCGGGCCAGGAAATCATCATCACGGCGCTGCCGCTGTACCATATCTTCTCGCTGACGGCCAACTGCTTCACCTTCATGCGGCTGGGCGGCCTGAACTACCTGATCACCAATCCTCGCGACATGCCCGGCTTTATCAAGGAGCTGAAGAAGGTTCCTTTCACGGCCATGACCGGAGTCAACACCTTGTTCAACGGGCTGCTGAATACACCGGGCTTCGACGAGCTGGACTTTTCCCACCTCAAGCTGACTCTGGGCGGCGGCATGGCCGTCCAGCGCTCGGTGGCCGAGCGCTGGAAGAAAGCCACCGGCTGCACGCTGCTGGAAGCCTACGGCCTGACCGAAACCGCCCCGGCGGCCTGCATCAACGCCTATGACATCAAAGCCTACAACGGCTCGATCGGCCTGCCGATCTCCAGCACCCAGGCCGCGATCTGGTCCGAACAGAACGAACCGTTGCCACTGGGCGAGGTCGGCGAGCTGATGATCAAGGGTCCTCAGGTCATGCAAGGTTACTGGCAGCGTCCCGACGAGACCGCCAAGACACTGAGTCCGGATGGTTGGCTGCACACCGGCGACGTGGCTCGCATCGATGCCGATGGTCTGGTCTATATCGTCGATCGCAAGAAGGACATGATTCTGGTCTCGGGCTTCAACGTCTATCCCAATGAAGTCGAAGATGCCGTGATGGCCCATCCCGGCGTGGCCGAGGTGGCGGCGGTCGGCGTGCCCGACGAGCATTCTGGCGAAGCGGTCAAGCTGTTCGTGGTCAAACGCGACCCGAAGCTGACGGTAGAAGCACTGAAAGCCTTCTGCCGTGACAACCTCACCGGCTACAAACGGCCGAAGACCATCGAATTCCGTGACAGCCTGCCCAAATCGAATGTCGGCAAGATCCTCCGTCGCGAGCTGCGGGATACCTCCTCGACGAGCAGCCGCACGCCGCACTGA
- a CDS encoding segregation and condensation protein A: MSNKSSESQAPHVTEPAAERPHSGDTSRVKVHGEPVLQMPRDLYIPPDALEVVLESFEGPLDLLLYLIRKQNLDILDIPIADITRQYMGYIEMMHELMRLELASEYLLMAAILAEIKSRLLLPRPPVEEGLEEDPRAELVRRLQEYERFKQAAEQLDRQPRLERDTAVAHADSSSGTVTRLPPSLAMDELLLALRQVLGRAELFSHHAIRREALSVRQRMAELLKALQSGQPQRFEHLFQPVEGRLGVVVTLLAVLELAKESLIEIVQEAPLSVIHVRIKASASSEEAAIAVDSYPES, encoded by the coding sequence ATGAGCAACAAGTCTTCTGAGTCCCAGGCACCGCATGTGACGGAGCCGGCTGCCGAACGGCCCCACTCTGGCGACACGTCCAGGGTCAAGGTCCATGGCGAGCCGGTGCTGCAGATGCCACGGGATCTGTATATTCCGCCGGATGCGCTGGAAGTGGTTCTGGAGTCCTTCGAAGGCCCGCTCGACCTGTTGCTGTATCTGATCCGCAAGCAGAATCTGGACATTCTCGACATTCCCATTGCCGATATCACCCGCCAGTACATGGGGTATATCGAAATGATGCACGAGCTGATGCGACTGGAACTGGCCTCCGAATATCTTTTGATGGCGGCCATCCTCGCTGAAATCAAATCCCGCTTGCTGCTTCCTCGCCCGCCCGTCGAGGAAGGTCTGGAAGAGGATCCACGGGCCGAACTGGTGCGACGTCTGCAGGAATACGAGCGCTTCAAGCAGGCGGCCGAACAGCTGGACCGGCAGCCGCGACTGGAACGCGATACGGCGGTGGCGCATGCCGACAGCTCGTCGGGAACGGTGACGAGACTGCCACCGTCCTTGGCCATGGACGAACTGCTGCTGGCACTGCGACAGGTTCTGGGCCGGGCTGAACTGTTCAGCCATCACGCCATCCGGCGCGAAGCCTTGAGCGTAAGGCAACGTATGGCCGAACTGCTGAAGGCCCTGCAGTCCGGCCAGCCGCAACGCTTCGAGCATCTGTTTCAACCGGTCGAAGGCCGACTGGGCGTGGTGGTGACCTTGCTGGCGGTGCTGGAGCTGGCCAAGGAAAGCCTGATCGAGATTGTCCAGGAGGCTCCGCTGAGCGTGATCCACGTCCGGATCAAGGCCTCCGCAAGTTCCGAAGAAGCCGCCATCGCGGTGGATTCATATCCAGAGAGTTGA
- the scpB gene encoding SMC-Scp complex subunit ScpB, whose translation MQIDQLKPILEAALLASSQPLSPGRLRELFAEQAEVDRDQLDRALEALSADCAGRGIELVQVASGYRYQVRQEIHSWLSPLWREKPARYSRALLETLALIAYRQPITRPEIEQVRGVAVSTSIMKTLEEREWVRVVGHRDVPGRPALYGTTRAFLDHFNLKSLDQLPSLAEIRALQDPAADFDPELLTACVLADRPTDTDAGETADGAISAASHTAAADQAAATASAESAADLPDSQEHSA comes from the coding sequence ATGCAGATTGACCAACTCAAACCGATTCTGGAAGCGGCGCTGCTGGCAAGCAGCCAGCCGCTGAGTCCGGGCCGGCTGCGCGAGTTGTTTGCCGAGCAAGCGGAAGTCGACCGCGATCAGCTGGACCGGGCGCTGGAAGCGCTGTCCGCCGATTGCGCGGGCCGGGGCATCGAACTGGTACAGGTCGCTTCCGGCTACCGCTATCAGGTCCGGCAGGAGATCCATTCCTGGCTGAGTCCGTTGTGGCGCGAAAAGCCGGCCCGCTATTCGCGAGCCTTGCTGGAGACCCTGGCCTTGATCGCCTATCGCCAGCCGATCACCCGGCCCGAGATCGAGCAGGTCCGCGGGGTGGCGGTATCGACCAGCATCATGAAGACCCTGGAAGAACGCGAGTGGGTCCGCGTGGTCGGACACCGGGACGTTCCCGGACGCCCGGCGCTGTACGGCACCACCCGCGCATTTCTCGATCATTTCAATTTGAAGTCCCTGGATCAGCTGCCCAGCCTGGCAGAGATCCGGGCCCTCCAAGATCCTGCTGCGGACTTCGATCCGGAGCTGCTGACGGCATGCGTCCTTGCGGACCGGCCTACTGACACCGATGCCGGAGAAACCGCCGATGGCGCGATCTCCGCAGCATCCCATACCGCCGCCGCCGACCAGGCCGCGGCAACGGCGAGCGCCGAGAGCGCCGCCGACCTACCAGATAGCCAGGAGCACAGCGCATGA
- a CDS encoding pseudouridine synthase has translation MNAPTKSVLTLKRNTPAEATAPALEERLHKVLANGGLGSRRMLEQRIQAGEVVVNGQPADLGSSVRAGDRVQIDGKQFVVATDQREESEVLVYHKPEGVVTTREDPEGRPTVFEQLPRLKGARWIAVGRLDINTTGLLLLTSDGELANALMHPSSGLEREYLCRVHGEVPDEVIEQLKKGVELDDGPAHFDDVAIISRGGSHSWFRVVIREGRNREVRRLWDSQGFLVSRLKRIRYGRVELPRTLRRGACEALDADTAKSLRADAGLGESQPTLTLSPVVNQRRTSRHQTEYRPEQGRGQAWSGGSQDEARELRAFDRVRDEAPRGRGGRPGGRGSHGGGRPGGREVNGNVLRPERGGKPGGRGGKRGVAPGQELPSVRTWFAGDAREGGGFGQANGNSTRSPGGRSPRGSFGNGAGPTGGAQRRGGPAGGRGPQSGGNRGPQGAGGRGPQGGRGPQVGGRGGQGGNRGPQGARGPQSGNRGPQGGNRGPRPGGNGGNRSGNR, from the coding sequence ATGAATGCGCCCACCAAATCCGTTTTGACCCTCAAGCGCAACACCCCCGCCGAGGCCACCGCCCCGGCTCTGGAAGAACGTCTGCACAAGGTGCTGGCCAATGGCGGCCTCGGCTCGCGGCGGATGCTGGAACAGCGCATCCAGGCCGGTGAGGTCGTCGTCAATGGCCAGCCGGCGGACCTGGGCTCCAGCGTCCGCGCCGGTGACCGCGTGCAGATCGACGGCAAGCAGTTCGTCGTCGCCACCGATCAGCGCGAAGAGTCCGAAGTGCTGGTCTACCACAAGCCCGAAGGCGTGGTGACCACCCGCGAAGATCCCGAAGGTCGCCCGACCGTGTTCGAGCAGCTGCCGCGTCTGAAAGGCGCCCGCTGGATCGCCGTCGGCCGCCTGGACATCAACACCACCGGCCTGCTGCTGTTGACCAGTGATGGCGAACTGGCCAACGCGCTGATGCATCCCAGCAGCGGTCTGGAGCGCGAATACCTGTGCCGGGTCCATGGCGAAGTGCCCGATGAAGTGATCGAGCAGTTGAAGAAAGGCGTCGAACTGGATGACGGTCCGGCCCATTTCGATGATGTCGCCATCATCAGCCGCGGCGGCAGCCACAGCTGGTTCCGCGTCGTGATCCGCGAGGGCCGCAACCGCGAGGTCCGCCGCCTGTGGGACTCGCAGGGCTTTCTGGTCAGCCGCCTGAAGCGCATCCGCTACGGTCGCGTCGAACTGCCCCGCACCTTGCGCCGTGGTGCCTGCGAAGCGCTTGATGCCGACACGGCCAAGTCGCTGCGGGCCGATGCCGGCCTGGGCGAAAGCCAGCCGACCCTGACCCTGAGCCCGGTCGTCAACCAGCGCCGCACCTCGCGTCACCAGACCGAATACCGCCCCGAACAGGGCCGTGGCCAGGCCTGGTCCGGCGGCAGCCAGGATGAGGCTCGTGAACTGCGGGCTTTCGACCGCGTTCGTGACGAAGCACCGCGCGGCCGTGGCGGCCGTCCCGGCGGTCGCGGCAGCCATGGTGGCGGCCGCCCCGGTGGTCGTGAAGTCAACGGCAACGTGCTGCGCCCCGAGCGCGGCGGCAAGCCCGGCGGCCGTGGCGGCAAGCGCGGCGTCGCTCCGGGCCAGGAACTGCCTTCGGTGCGCACCTGGTTCGCCGGCGATGCCCGTGAAGGCGGCGGCTTCGGTCAGGCCAACGGCAACAGCACCCGCTCGCCGGGTGGCCGCAGCCCCCGTGGCAGCTTCGGCAACGGTGCCGGCCCGACCGGTGGCGCCCAGCGCCGCGGCGGTCCCGCCGGCGGTCGTGGACCCCAGTCCGGTGGCAACCGCGGTCCCCAGGGTGCCGGCGGACGTGGCCCGCAAGGTGGTCGCGGCCCGCAGGTCGGTGGTCGCGGCGGCCAGGGTGGCAATCGTGGCCCGCAGGGCGCACGTGGTCCGCAGTCCGGCAATCGCGGGCCGCAAGGCGGCAACCGCGGTCCGCGCCCGGGCGGCAATGGCGGCAATCGTTCCGGCAACCGCTAA
- the arsC gene encoding arsenate reductase (glutaredoxin) (This arsenate reductase requires both glutathione and glutaredoxin to convert arsenate to arsenite, after which the efflux transporter formed by ArsA and ArsB can extrude the arsenite from the cell, providing resistance.), translated as MSPKDLRLYHNPRCSKSRGLLQHLQALGLQPEVVLYLEQPPSIDEMQALLAKLGLPARDVIRRDEPLYRELGLDEPTLGEMALIQAMVEHPRLIQRPILESAQLAVIGRPQEAADALLAALPR; from the coding sequence ATGAGCCCGAAGGACTTGCGCCTCTATCACAACCCCCGCTGCAGCAAGTCGCGAGGCCTGCTGCAGCACCTGCAGGCCCTGGGCCTGCAGCCCGAGGTCGTACTGTATCTGGAGCAGCCACCCAGCATCGACGAGATGCAGGCGCTGCTGGCCAAGCTGGGTCTGCCGGCACGTGATGTCATCCGACGCGATGAGCCGCTGTATCGCGAGCTGGGCCTGGATGAACCGACACTCGGGGAGATGGCGCTGATCCAGGCCATGGTCGAGCATCCGCGCCTGATCCAGCGTCCGATTCTCGAGTCGGCCCAGCTGGCCGTCATCGGCCGGCCGCAGGAGGCCGCCGATGCCTTGCTGGCGGCACTGCCGCGCTGA
- a CDS encoding amidohydrolase, with protein MQTLTISLIQGATRWHDAEANRAYYAGLIAQAAPSDLLVLPETMMSGFTQDTRATVDTMDGPGLAWMREQARLSGATVTGSLAIRDGETIYNRLLWVRPDGSYDCYDKRHLFRMAEEHKRYGSGTARPILEIRGWRILPQVCYDLRFPVWLRNRRDESQAGGMDYDLALFVANWPVGRRHAWRTLLRARAIENLAFVVGVNRVGVDGHDLSYSGDSAVIDPLGEALVELGAVEQVTTVRLDPAHLLAHRQRFPAWMDADDFSLQVD; from the coding sequence GTGCAAACTCTGACCATCTCCCTGATCCAGGGCGCGACCCGCTGGCATGATGCCGAGGCCAACCGTGCCTATTATGCCGGCCTGATCGCGCAGGCAGCCCCCAGCGATCTGCTGGTGCTGCCTGAAACCATGATGTCGGGCTTCACCCAGGATACGCGTGCCACGGTCGACACCATGGACGGCCCGGGGCTGGCCTGGATGCGCGAACAGGCCCGGCTGAGCGGAGCAACGGTCACCGGCAGCCTGGCGATCCGTGATGGCGAGACCATCTACAATCGTCTGCTGTGGGTGCGTCCGGATGGCAGCTACGACTGCTACGACAAGCGTCATCTGTTCCGGATGGCGGAAGAGCACAAGCGCTACGGCAGCGGTACGGCGCGGCCGATTCTGGAGATCCGTGGCTGGCGGATTCTGCCCCAGGTCTGCTATGACCTGAGATTTCCGGTGTGGTTGCGCAATCGGCGCGACGAGTCGCAGGCCGGCGGCATGGACTATGACCTGGCCTTGTTCGTGGCCAACTGGCCGGTGGGGCGTCGTCATGCCTGGCGGACGCTGCTGCGGGCCCGTGCGATCGAGAACCTGGCTTTTGTGGTTGGCGTGAACCGGGTCGGGGTGGATGGCCATGACCTGAGCTACTCCGGTGATTCCGCCGTGATCGATCCGTTGGGCGAGGCCCTGGTGGAGCTCGGCGCAGTGGAGCAGGTCACTACGGTGCGGCTGGATCCGGCGCATTTGCTGGCCCATCGGCAGCGCTTTCCGGCCTGGATGGATGCCGACGACTTCAGCTTGCAGGTGGATTGA
- a CDS encoding methionine aminotransferase: MSQLAAEHGAINLGQGFPDFEPPEALREAVSRAMADHKNQYAPGIGIGPLREQIALKIARLYGCEVDPATEITITSGATEALFSAIAALVSAGDEVIVIDPAYDSYEPAIELQGARPVRVPLAQPDFRVDWQRIREAVTPKTRMIIVNSPNNPSGSVFSRADLDELAALTRGTRIVVLSDEVYEHIVYGPEGHQSVLRHPELAGRSVVVSSFGKTYHCTGWKLGYAVAPTALSQEFRKVHQYLTFCTFNPAQWAFAEFMADCPEHYLELPAFYQAKRDRFQALLKPSRLRLLDVPGGYFQLVDYSAIRDEDDVDFSRWLITEAGVAGIPLTPFYAEAPGTRLLRLCFAKSEATMEAAAERLCKL, from the coding sequence ATGAGCCAGCTGGCCGCCGAGCACGGCGCGATCAATCTGGGGCAGGGATTTCCTGACTTCGAGCCGCCCGAGGCCTTGCGTGAAGCGGTGTCGCGGGCCATGGCCGACCACAAGAACCAGTATGCCCCGGGGATCGGGATCGGTCCGTTGCGCGAGCAGATCGCGTTGAAGATTGCCCGTCTCTACGGCTGCGAAGTCGATCCGGCCACCGAGATCACCATCACCTCCGGTGCCACCGAGGCCTTGTTCTCGGCCATCGCCGCCCTGGTCAGCGCAGGCGACGAAGTCATCGTGATCGATCCGGCCTATGACAGCTACGAACCTGCCATCGAACTGCAGGGCGCCCGCCCCGTGCGCGTGCCGCTGGCGCAGCCGGATTTCCGCGTCGACTGGCAGCGCATCCGCGAGGCGGTCACGCCGAAGACCCGGATGATCATCGTCAACAGTCCCAACAATCCCAGCGGTTCGGTATTCAGCCGCGCCGATCTGGATGAGCTGGCGGCGCTGACCCGGGGTACCCGCATCGTGGTGCTGTCCGACGAGGTCTACGAACATATCGTCTACGGTCCGGAAGGGCACCAGAGCGTGCTGCGTCATCCGGAACTGGCCGGTCGCAGCGTGGTGGTGTCGAGCTTCGGCAAGACCTACCACTGCACCGGCTGGAAGCTGGGCTATGCGGTGGCACCGACGGCCCTGTCGCAGGAATTCCGCAAGGTCCACCAGTATCTGACGTTCTGCACCTTCAACCCGGCGCAGTGGGCCTTTGCCGAGTTCATGGCCGATTGCCCCGAGCACTATCTGGAGCTGCCGGCCTTTTACCAGGCCAAGCGGGATCGTTTCCAGGCCTTGCTGAAGCCGTCGCGGCTGCGGCTGCTGGATGTGCCGGGCGGCTATTTCCAGCTGGTCGACTATTCGGCCATTCGCGACGAGGATGATGTGGATTTCAGCCGCTGGCTGATCACCGAGGCCGGCGTCGCCGGTATACCTTTGACTCCCTTCTATGCAGAAGCGCCGGGTACCCGCCTGCTGCGACTGTGCTTTGCCAAGAGCGAGGCCACCATGGAAGCTGCTGCGGAGCGCCTGTGCAAACTCTGA
- a CDS encoding LysR substrate-binding domain-containing protein, producing the protein MDGTLQDLNDLYFYAAVVEHAGFSAAGRALGIPKSRLSKRIARLEERLGVRLLQRTTRRFVVTEVGDRFYQHCRAMLEEARAAQDAIDELRTEPRGILRISCPVSLVTSLLAPVLPAFLKAHPKVQVRLLSSNRRVDVIGEGYDVAIRVRDKLDTDATMILRSFGQTRSLLVASPAFLGHYGHPSRPEQIADWPALSMFEVEGPQQWELISESGEKVMQPIQPRLVTGDFSALLQAAVQGVGVGLIPQDACAPLIASGQLEVVLPTWETPQGTLHFVYPSRRGMLPAVRSFVDFLARRLPEIQQARRTESCDNRPPQALIDG; encoded by the coding sequence ATGGATGGTACTTTGCAGGATCTGAATGATCTGTATTTTTACGCGGCCGTCGTGGAGCATGCGGGTTTTTCCGCGGCGGGACGCGCTCTGGGCATCCCGAAATCCAGGCTCAGCAAGCGGATCGCGCGACTGGAAGAGCGGCTCGGGGTACGGCTGTTGCAGCGGACCACCCGTCGCTTCGTGGTGACCGAGGTCGGCGACCGTTTCTATCAGCACTGTCGTGCGATGCTGGAAGAGGCTCGGGCCGCGCAGGATGCCATTGACGAACTGCGCACCGAGCCGCGCGGCATCTTGCGGATCAGCTGCCCGGTGTCACTGGTCACTTCCTTGCTGGCGCCGGTGCTGCCAGCCTTTCTGAAGGCCCATCCCAAGGTTCAGGTGAGGCTGCTGTCCAGCAACCGGCGGGTGGATGTGATCGGCGAGGGCTATGATGTCGCGATCCGGGTGCGGGACAAGCTGGATACCGATGCGACCATGATTCTGCGCAGCTTCGGCCAGACCCGCAGCCTGCTGGTGGCCAGTCCCGCCTTTCTCGGCCACTACGGGCATCCGAGCCGGCCAGAACAGATTGCCGACTGGCCGGCACTGTCGATGTTCGAGGTCGAGGGACCCCAGCAATGGGAGCTGATCAGCGAAAGCGGCGAAAAGGTGATGCAGCCGATCCAGCCCAGGCTGGTTACCGGTGACTTTTCCGCCTTGCTGCAGGCCGCGGTGCAAGGGGTGGGGGTGGGCCTTATTCCGCAGGATGCCTGCGCGCCGTTGATTGCCAGCGGTCAGCTGGAAGTGGTGCTGCCAACCTGGGAAACGCCTCAAGGCACGCTGCATTTCGTCTATCCGAGTCGCCGCGGCATGTTGCCGGCGGTGCGGAGCTTTGTCGATTTTCTGGCCAGGCGTCTGCCTGAAATCCAGCAGGCCCGGCGTACCGAGTCTTGTGACAACCGTCCGCCACAGGCATTGATCGACGGCTGA
- a CDS encoding MerR family transcriptional regulator translates to MLDQGNNTELPVIPAKRYFTIGEVGDLCGVKPHVLRYWEQEFPALNPVKRRGNRRYYQRHDVLMIRQIRSLLYDEGFTITGARARLEGPQGRMEASISTQIVRQVRLELEEVQQLLRQI, encoded by the coding sequence ATGCTGGACCAAGGGAATAACACCGAACTGCCCGTCATTCCGGCCAAGCGCTACTTCACCATCGGTGAAGTAGGCGACCTTTGCGGAGTCAAACCGCATGTGTTGCGCTACTGGGAGCAGGAGTTCCCGGCACTGAACCCGGTCAAGCGCCGGGGCAATCGCCGTTATTACCAGCGGCATGATGTCTTGATGATCCGCCAGATCCGCTCCCTGCTGTATGACGAAGGCTTTACCATCACGGGCGCCCGCGCCCGTCTGGAAGGGCCGCAGGGGCGGATGGAAGCGAGCATTTCCACCCAGATCGTGCGTCAGGTGCGGTTGGAGCTGGAGGAAGTCCAGCAGCTGTTGCGACAGATATAA
- the ihfA gene encoding integration host factor subunit alpha, with protein sequence MALTKAELAERLFLEVGLNKREAKEFVDAYFEVVRDALAHGDQVKLSGFGNFDLREKNQRPGRNPKTGEEIPISARRVVTFRPGQKLKVRVEGYAGPRE encoded by the coding sequence ATGGCGCTGACCAAGGCGGAGCTGGCTGAGCGGCTGTTCCTCGAAGTGGGACTGAACAAGCGGGAAGCCAAAGAGTTTGTCGACGCCTATTTCGAGGTGGTGCGCGATGCTCTGGCACATGGCGACCAGGTGAAATTGTCGGGTTTCGGCAACTTTGATTTGCGAGAGAAGAATCAGCGGCCTGGGCGCAATCCCAAGACCGGTGAGGAGATTCCCATTTCGGCACGGCGCGTGGTGACGTTCCGGCCGGGACAAAAACTCAAGGTGAGGGTCGAAGGCTATGCTGGACCAAGGGAATAA